Proteins from a genomic interval of Zingiber officinale cultivar Zhangliang chromosome 1B, Zo_v1.1, whole genome shotgun sequence:
- the LOC122041875 gene encoding uncharacterized protein K02A2.6-like gives MATGQRKFLLVAVDYFFKWIEAEPLAKITEEIVKKFIWQHIICRFGIPRRLISDNGRQFSGQHLKEWCEWYGIQQAFTSVAYLQSNGQAEVTNREILRVLRAQLDHEGGCWVDELNEVLWVLRMTPKDGPGATPFHLVGDLVWKKVKTVGDVSKLGAPWVGSFKIVEKLRSGAYYLEDEDGRKLK, from the exons atggcgaccggacagcgaaaGTTTTTGTTAGTAGCAGTGGACTATTTTTTCAAGTGGATTGAAGCCGAGCCACTAGCTAAAATAACCGAGGAAATAGTCAAGAAGTTTATATGGCAGcatatcatttgtcggttcggcatcccgcgaCGGCTCATCTCCGATAATGGGAGGCAGTTCTCGGGTCAGCATCTCAAGGAATGGTGCGAGTGGTACGGCATacagcaagccttcacctctgtagcatatCTCCAAAGTAACGGGCAAGccgaagtcaccaatcgggagatcttacgAGTGCTCCGGGCTCAGCTTGACCATGAAGGTGGatgttgggtggacgagctgaaCGAGGTATTATGGGTGCTCCGAATGACGCCCAAGGATGGACCAGGAGCGACCCCCTTTCACCTG gtcggcgacctcgtctggaagaaagtcaagacGGTCGGCGACGTGAGCAAGCTGGGAGCTCCTTGGGTTGGGTCGTTCAAGATTGTAgaaaagctccgttcgggcgcttattacctcgAGGATGAAGATGGGCGGAAGCTAAAGTGA